One Miscanthus floridulus cultivar M001 chromosome 11, ASM1932011v1, whole genome shotgun sequence DNA window includes the following coding sequences:
- the LOC136494471 gene encoding uncharacterized protein isoform X2, with amino-acid sequence MAEEGDEIEEPSLVAAGGDLDRTAATTESLPQMTNLEWGKAGCSEDAIQKCVAAGAFHRGELIEWRAPIKDETPTLSTLEDQFVILSLRHIICGLRLDASDFLVSVLNHYRLEWSHLTPNSITALSMFAHLCEAYMGVPPTVEVFTHYYNLYHNMKGETTTLGSVYFRLRDRMKKSYPLYYLKASQFSWVSLWFYAKVPQSCRLTFRCDALEEKDNWKDLLPLSPEQEKQVLRITELSNQGLTGVDIVHDYLKHRISPLRRRMHLACGYSGLSDPTRDSEKDLSAEDIESKLRYLLDLKKMGVKQPTDRPNVPTSLVRASANDHANQPLGLLNVPSTHEAKKKALEEITASIKTRKSNMITYKSQVRRASVRRYTRQSAGPRKVVVPPPLEIDPSPTQGSDPEEEILDAITNITTAACPNRGLEQKSIEHPAEVKEGKIAELTKPSFSVIGSKRKAPRSHSQRRAKYSLLSVVTKNRMSSLDTGSIKGTSSTKEAVLALNSRPLGLARCPPASLAEEAGNGELFMLANVVDSRPKVVEDSMSNVLLNQPVRDFSRKEVDPAQSISEIVRDQEAIEVSAAIPVHNTEEINSEVIWERMQKVQSEYVSFSVAASSEILEQAKKLVMENRHLKDRQIMLEQQVKDLKDSRRLLTERMTEAEQEAFKIVEENIKLKDENKGQKQKIEELSKQNESTLGALVQKCAEVNRHKEEAAQLIKEKEELQARVSRANDLVKLMTSTLG; translated from the exons ATggcggaggaaggggatgagATTGAGGAGCCATCGTTGGTGGCGGCCGGCGGCGATCTAGATCGGACAGCGGCGACCACGG AATCCCTTCCGCAAATGACGAATCTTGAGTGGGGAAAGGCTGGGTGCAGCGAGGATGCCATCCAGAAGTGTGTAGCGGCCGGCGCCTTCCATCGTGGCGAGCTGATCGAATGGCGAGCCCCCATCAAAGATGAGACTCCGACGCTATCCACCTTGGAAGATCAGTTTGTTATCCTGTCTCTGAGGCACATAATTTGCGGTCTGAGGTTGGATGCGAGCGATTTTCTGGTCAGCGTGCTCAACCACTACAGACTTGAGTGGTCTCACCTGACGCCCAACTCCATTACCGCGCTGAGCATGTTCGCCCACCTCTGTGAGGCCTACATGGGAGTGCCTCCGACTGTGGAGGTCTTCACGCACTACTACAACCTCTATCACAATATGAAAGGCGAAACGACAACACTCGGCTCCGTCTACTTCCGGCTCAGGGACAGGATGAAGAAGAGTTATCCATTGTACTACTTGAAAGCCTCGCAGTTCAGTTGGGTTTCTCTGTGGTTCTATGCCAAGGTACCACAGAGCTGTCGCTTGACCTTCAGGTGTGATGCATTGGAGGAGAAAGACAATTGGAAGGATCTTTTGCCTCTTTCCCCTGAGCAGGAGAAGCAGGTCCTCCGAATCACGGAGTTAAGTAACCAAGGCTTGACTGGTGTAGACATCGTTCACGATTACCTCAAGCACCGGATTAGCCCTTTGCGCCGAAGGATGCATTTGGCGTGCGGTTATTCTGGTCTGTCAGATCCTACCAGGGATTCAGAAAAAG ATCTTTCTGCGGAAGACATTGAGAGCAAGCTGCGCTACCTTCTAGATCTTAAGAAGATGGGTGTGAAGCAGCCTACAGATAGACCTAATGTTCCAACCAGCCTGGTCAGAGCATCAGCCAATGACCATGCCAATCAACCTCTT GGCTTGCTGAATGTTCCCTCAACTCACGAAGCTAAGAAGAAAGCACTTGAGGAGATTACAGCTTCGATAAAGACAAGGAAATCTAACATGATCACATATAAATCTCAAGTTCGCCGTGCCTCCGTACGAAGATACACAAGGCAATCTGCTGGTCCCAGGaaggttgtagtacctccacctCTTGAAATTGACCCTTCCCCCACTCAAGGTTCGGATCCAGAAGAAGAGATTCTTGATGCCATAACAAATATAACAACTGCAGCTTGTCCAAACAGGGGCTTAGAACAAAAATCTATAGAGCACCCTGCTGAGGTTAAAGAGGGGAAAATAGCAGAATTAACGAAACCTTCTTTTTCAGTTATTGGTTCCAAAAGAAAGGCCCCCCGATCTCATTCTCAGAGAAGGGCAAAGTATTCATTACTTTCCGTTGTTACAAAGAACAG GATGTCGTCTTTGGACACTGGTTCTATAAAAGGGACTTCCTCAACAAAAGAGGCAGTGTTAGCGCTAAATTCACGGCCACTAGGATTGGCACGATGCCCTCCTGCCTCTTTAGCAGAAGAGGCAGGGAACGGTGAACTGTTCATGCTTGCCAATGTTGTTGATTCACGGCCTAAGGTTGTTGAGGACTCCATGTCGAATGTACTCCTTAATCAACCTGTTAGAGATTTTTCTCGCAAGGAGGTTGATCCTGCACAATCTATCTCTGAGATAGTCAGAGACCAGGAGGCCATTGAGGTATCAGCTGCCATTCCAGTGCATAATACGGAGGAAATAAACAGTGAGGTGATATGGGAGCGGATGCAGAAAGTTCAGAGTGAA TATGTGTCATTCAGTGTGGCAGCCTCCTCTGAGATTTTAGAACAAGCAAAGAAGCTGGTCATGGAGAATAGACACCTGAAGGATAGGCAGATAATGCTGGAGCAACAAGTGAAAG ACCTCAAAGACAGCAGAAGGCTCTTAACAGAAAGGATGACAGAAGCCGAGCAGGAGGCATTCAAAATAGTAGAAGAAAATATAAAGCTGAAAGATGAGAATAAAG GCCAGAAGCAGAAGATCGAGGAGCTGAGTAAGCAGAATGAGTCGACCCTAGGGGCCTTGGTCCAGAAATGCGCAGAGGTGAACCGCCACAAAGAGGAGGCGGCTCAGCTCATTAAAGAAAAGGAAGAGCTGCAAGCGCGCGTGTCGCGTGCCAATGATCTTGTCAAGCTAATGACGAGTACTTTGGGCTAA
- the LOC136494471 gene encoding uncharacterized protein isoform X1 — translation MAEEGDEIEEPSLVAAGGDLDRTAATTESLPQMTNLEWGKAGCSEDAIQKCVAAGAFHRGELIEWRAPIKDETPTLSTLEDQFVILSLRHIICGLRLDASDFLVSVLNHYRLEWSHLTPNSITALSMFAHLCEAYMGVPPTVEVFTHYYNLYHNMKGETTTLGSVYFRLRDRMKKSYPLYYLKASQFSWVSLWFYAKVPQSCRLTFRCDALEEKDNWKDLLPLSPEQEKQVLRITELSNQGLTGVDIVHDYLKHRISPLRRRMHLACGYSGLSDPTRDSEKDLSAEDIESKLRYLLDLKKMGVKQPTDRPNVPTSLVRASANDHANQPLGLLNVPSTHEAKKKALEEITASIKTRKSNMITYKSQVRRASVRRYTRQSAGPRKVVVPPPLEIDPSPTQGSDPEEEILDAITNITTAACPNRGLEQKSIEHPAEVKEGKIAELTKPSFSVIGSKRKAPRSHSQRRAKYSLLSVVTKNRMSSLDTGSIKGTSSTKEAVLALNSRPLGLARCPPASLAEEAGNGELFMLANVVDSRPKVVEDSMSNVLLNQPVRDFSRKEVDPAQSISEIVRDQEAIEVSAAIPVHNTEEINSEVIWERMQKVQSEYVSFSVAASSEILEQAKKLVMENRHLKDRQIMLEQQVKDLKDNKRLLMKKAEQETFKIKEENIKLKDENKDLKDSRRLLTERMTEAEQEAFKIVEENIKLKDENKGQKQKIEELSKQNESTLGALVQKCAEVNRHKEEAAQLIKEKEELQARVSRANDLVKLMTSTLG, via the exons ATggcggaggaaggggatgagATTGAGGAGCCATCGTTGGTGGCGGCCGGCGGCGATCTAGATCGGACAGCGGCGACCACGG AATCCCTTCCGCAAATGACGAATCTTGAGTGGGGAAAGGCTGGGTGCAGCGAGGATGCCATCCAGAAGTGTGTAGCGGCCGGCGCCTTCCATCGTGGCGAGCTGATCGAATGGCGAGCCCCCATCAAAGATGAGACTCCGACGCTATCCACCTTGGAAGATCAGTTTGTTATCCTGTCTCTGAGGCACATAATTTGCGGTCTGAGGTTGGATGCGAGCGATTTTCTGGTCAGCGTGCTCAACCACTACAGACTTGAGTGGTCTCACCTGACGCCCAACTCCATTACCGCGCTGAGCATGTTCGCCCACCTCTGTGAGGCCTACATGGGAGTGCCTCCGACTGTGGAGGTCTTCACGCACTACTACAACCTCTATCACAATATGAAAGGCGAAACGACAACACTCGGCTCCGTCTACTTCCGGCTCAGGGACAGGATGAAGAAGAGTTATCCATTGTACTACTTGAAAGCCTCGCAGTTCAGTTGGGTTTCTCTGTGGTTCTATGCCAAGGTACCACAGAGCTGTCGCTTGACCTTCAGGTGTGATGCATTGGAGGAGAAAGACAATTGGAAGGATCTTTTGCCTCTTTCCCCTGAGCAGGAGAAGCAGGTCCTCCGAATCACGGAGTTAAGTAACCAAGGCTTGACTGGTGTAGACATCGTTCACGATTACCTCAAGCACCGGATTAGCCCTTTGCGCCGAAGGATGCATTTGGCGTGCGGTTATTCTGGTCTGTCAGATCCTACCAGGGATTCAGAAAAAG ATCTTTCTGCGGAAGACATTGAGAGCAAGCTGCGCTACCTTCTAGATCTTAAGAAGATGGGTGTGAAGCAGCCTACAGATAGACCTAATGTTCCAACCAGCCTGGTCAGAGCATCAGCCAATGACCATGCCAATCAACCTCTT GGCTTGCTGAATGTTCCCTCAACTCACGAAGCTAAGAAGAAAGCACTTGAGGAGATTACAGCTTCGATAAAGACAAGGAAATCTAACATGATCACATATAAATCTCAAGTTCGCCGTGCCTCCGTACGAAGATACACAAGGCAATCTGCTGGTCCCAGGaaggttgtagtacctccacctCTTGAAATTGACCCTTCCCCCACTCAAGGTTCGGATCCAGAAGAAGAGATTCTTGATGCCATAACAAATATAACAACTGCAGCTTGTCCAAACAGGGGCTTAGAACAAAAATCTATAGAGCACCCTGCTGAGGTTAAAGAGGGGAAAATAGCAGAATTAACGAAACCTTCTTTTTCAGTTATTGGTTCCAAAAGAAAGGCCCCCCGATCTCATTCTCAGAGAAGGGCAAAGTATTCATTACTTTCCGTTGTTACAAAGAACAG GATGTCGTCTTTGGACACTGGTTCTATAAAAGGGACTTCCTCAACAAAAGAGGCAGTGTTAGCGCTAAATTCACGGCCACTAGGATTGGCACGATGCCCTCCTGCCTCTTTAGCAGAAGAGGCAGGGAACGGTGAACTGTTCATGCTTGCCAATGTTGTTGATTCACGGCCTAAGGTTGTTGAGGACTCCATGTCGAATGTACTCCTTAATCAACCTGTTAGAGATTTTTCTCGCAAGGAGGTTGATCCTGCACAATCTATCTCTGAGATAGTCAGAGACCAGGAGGCCATTGAGGTATCAGCTGCCATTCCAGTGCATAATACGGAGGAAATAAACAGTGAGGTGATATGGGAGCGGATGCAGAAAGTTCAGAGTGAA TATGTGTCATTCAGTGTGGCAGCCTCCTCTGAGATTTTAGAACAAGCAAAGAAGCTGGTCATGGAGAATAGACACCTGAAGGATAGGCAGATAATGCTGGAGCAACAAGTGAAAG ACCTCAAAGACAACAAAAGGCTCTTGATGAAGAAAGCCGAGCAGGAGACATTCaaaataaaagaagaaaatataaagcTGAAAGATGAGAACAAAG ACCTCAAAGACAGCAGAAGGCTCTTAACAGAAAGGATGACAGAAGCCGAGCAGGAGGCATTCAAAATAGTAGAAGAAAATATAAAGCTGAAAGATGAGAATAAAG GCCAGAAGCAGAAGATCGAGGAGCTGAGTAAGCAGAATGAGTCGACCCTAGGGGCCTTGGTCCAGAAATGCGCAGAGGTGAACCGCCACAAAGAGGAGGCGGCTCAGCTCATTAAAGAAAAGGAAGAGCTGCAAGCGCGCGTGTCGCGTGCCAATGATCTTGTCAAGCTAATGACGAGTACTTTGGGCTAA
- the LOC136494471 gene encoding uncharacterized protein isoform X3 has protein sequence MAEEGDEIEEPSLVAAGGDLDRTAATTESLPQMTNLEWGKAGCSEDAIQKCVAAGAFHRGELIEWRAPIKDETPTLSTLEDQFVILSLRHIICGLRLDASDFLVSVLNHYRLEWSHLTPNSITALSMFAHLCEAYMGVPPTVEVFTHYYNLYHNMKGETTTLGSVYFRLRDRMKKSYPLYYLKASQFSWVSLWFYAKVPQSCRLTFRCDALEEKDNWKDLLPLSPEQEKQVLRITELSNQGLTGVDIVHDYLKHRISPLRRRMHLACGYSGLSDPTRDSEKDLSAEDIESKLRYLLDLKKMGVKQPTDRPNVPTSLVRASANDHANQPLGLLNVPSTHEAKKKALEEITASIKTRKSNMITYKSQVRRASVRRYTRQSAGPRKVVVPPPLEIDPSPTQVIGSKRKAPRSHSQRRAKYSLLSVVTKNRMSSLDTGSIKGTSSTKEAVLALNSRPLGLARCPPASLAEEAGNGELFMLANVVDSRPKVVEDSMSNVLLNQPVRDFSRKEVDPAQSISEIVRDQEAIEVSAAIPVHNTEEINSEVIWERMQKVQSEYVSFSVAASSEILEQAKKLVMENRHLKDRQIMLEQQVKDLKDNKRLLMKKAEQETFKIKEENIKLKDENKDLKDSRRLLTERMTEAEQEAFKIVEENIKLKDENKGQKQKIEELSKQNESTLGALVQKCAEVNRHKEEAAQLIKEKEELQARVSRANDLVKLMTSTLG, from the exons ATggcggaggaaggggatgagATTGAGGAGCCATCGTTGGTGGCGGCCGGCGGCGATCTAGATCGGACAGCGGCGACCACGG AATCCCTTCCGCAAATGACGAATCTTGAGTGGGGAAAGGCTGGGTGCAGCGAGGATGCCATCCAGAAGTGTGTAGCGGCCGGCGCCTTCCATCGTGGCGAGCTGATCGAATGGCGAGCCCCCATCAAAGATGAGACTCCGACGCTATCCACCTTGGAAGATCAGTTTGTTATCCTGTCTCTGAGGCACATAATTTGCGGTCTGAGGTTGGATGCGAGCGATTTTCTGGTCAGCGTGCTCAACCACTACAGACTTGAGTGGTCTCACCTGACGCCCAACTCCATTACCGCGCTGAGCATGTTCGCCCACCTCTGTGAGGCCTACATGGGAGTGCCTCCGACTGTGGAGGTCTTCACGCACTACTACAACCTCTATCACAATATGAAAGGCGAAACGACAACACTCGGCTCCGTCTACTTCCGGCTCAGGGACAGGATGAAGAAGAGTTATCCATTGTACTACTTGAAAGCCTCGCAGTTCAGTTGGGTTTCTCTGTGGTTCTATGCCAAGGTACCACAGAGCTGTCGCTTGACCTTCAGGTGTGATGCATTGGAGGAGAAAGACAATTGGAAGGATCTTTTGCCTCTTTCCCCTGAGCAGGAGAAGCAGGTCCTCCGAATCACGGAGTTAAGTAACCAAGGCTTGACTGGTGTAGACATCGTTCACGATTACCTCAAGCACCGGATTAGCCCTTTGCGCCGAAGGATGCATTTGGCGTGCGGTTATTCTGGTCTGTCAGATCCTACCAGGGATTCAGAAAAAG ATCTTTCTGCGGAAGACATTGAGAGCAAGCTGCGCTACCTTCTAGATCTTAAGAAGATGGGTGTGAAGCAGCCTACAGATAGACCTAATGTTCCAACCAGCCTGGTCAGAGCATCAGCCAATGACCATGCCAATCAACCTCTT GGCTTGCTGAATGTTCCCTCAACTCACGAAGCTAAGAAGAAAGCACTTGAGGAGATTACAGCTTCGATAAAGACAAGGAAATCTAACATGATCACATATAAATCTCAAGTTCGCCGTGCCTCCGTACGAAGATACACAAGGCAATCTGCTGGTCCCAGGaaggttgtagtacctccacctCTTGAAATTGACCCTTCCCCCACTCAAG TTATTGGTTCCAAAAGAAAGGCCCCCCGATCTCATTCTCAGAGAAGGGCAAAGTATTCATTACTTTCCGTTGTTACAAAGAACAG GATGTCGTCTTTGGACACTGGTTCTATAAAAGGGACTTCCTCAACAAAAGAGGCAGTGTTAGCGCTAAATTCACGGCCACTAGGATTGGCACGATGCCCTCCTGCCTCTTTAGCAGAAGAGGCAGGGAACGGTGAACTGTTCATGCTTGCCAATGTTGTTGATTCACGGCCTAAGGTTGTTGAGGACTCCATGTCGAATGTACTCCTTAATCAACCTGTTAGAGATTTTTCTCGCAAGGAGGTTGATCCTGCACAATCTATCTCTGAGATAGTCAGAGACCAGGAGGCCATTGAGGTATCAGCTGCCATTCCAGTGCATAATACGGAGGAAATAAACAGTGAGGTGATATGGGAGCGGATGCAGAAAGTTCAGAGTGAA TATGTGTCATTCAGTGTGGCAGCCTCCTCTGAGATTTTAGAACAAGCAAAGAAGCTGGTCATGGAGAATAGACACCTGAAGGATAGGCAGATAATGCTGGAGCAACAAGTGAAAG ACCTCAAAGACAACAAAAGGCTCTTGATGAAGAAAGCCGAGCAGGAGACATTCaaaataaaagaagaaaatataaagcTGAAAGATGAGAACAAAG ACCTCAAAGACAGCAGAAGGCTCTTAACAGAAAGGATGACAGAAGCCGAGCAGGAGGCATTCAAAATAGTAGAAGAAAATATAAAGCTGAAAGATGAGAATAAAG GCCAGAAGCAGAAGATCGAGGAGCTGAGTAAGCAGAATGAGTCGACCCTAGGGGCCTTGGTCCAGAAATGCGCAGAGGTGAACCGCCACAAAGAGGAGGCGGCTCAGCTCATTAAAGAAAAGGAAGAGCTGCAAGCGCGCGTGTCGCGTGCCAATGATCTTGTCAAGCTAATGACGAGTACTTTGGGCTAA